From the genome of Metarhizium brunneum chromosome 4, complete sequence, one region includes:
- the utp15 gene encoding U3 small nucleolar RNA-associated protein 15, translating to MAAAQVGPLPKLKLPSGPSPVTAERRYWKTFKNQLLIPSPTSYPVTNISYNSDSFVVTTGTRVQIYSNRTRKLLKTITRFGDVARSGDIRKDGKVLVAGDDTGKMQVFDVNSRAILKTWTEHKQPVWTTKFSPTELTTLVSASDDRTVRLWDLPSNEATATFVGHSDYVRCANFMPGTMSSMVVSGSYDSTVKLWDPRTGSGSAVMTFKHAAPIEDVLPLPSGTSVVAAAGNSVCVLDLVAARPLHMISNHQKTVTSLSLASNGRRLVTGGLEGHVKVFEMTGWNVVNSVKYQSPVLSLQVIPSGDGGDASDRHLAVGMQSGVLSVKTRLTGAEASRERERDREMSALVAGTIASHDAKKSKRKRRIEAANKLDMVGEGADVVIANEPRASRKKERPWQKDLRHARYARALDQVLDRKSPDHTSLNVLTLLLALRHRSAVRDALENRDEQRVEPVLKWVCGHICDPRYVSVCVEVGLHLIDMYAEYVGGSAELHEGFRTLHRRVRSEVQRAQVACQTGGMLESLMMGAM from the coding sequence ATGGCAGCAGCTCAGGTGGGACCTCTCCCAAAGCTCAAACTGCCGTCTGGGCCATCTCCAGTAACGGCCGAGAGGCGGTACTGGAAAACGTTTAAAAACCAGCTGCTCATCCCGTCGCCCACGAGCTACCCCGTCACCAACATCTCCTACAACAGCGACTCCTTCGTAGTCACGACGGGCACCCGCGTCCAAATCTATTCCAATCGCACACGCAAACTTCTCAAGACCATTACACGGTTCGGCGATGTCGCCAGAAGCGGAGACATCCGTAAGGATGGCAAGGTGCTTGTTGCTGGCGACGACACGGGCAAGATGCAAGTTTTTGACGTCAACTCGCGAGCGATCCTCAAGACGTGGACCGAACACAAGCAGCCTGTCTGGACGACCAAGTTCTCGCCCACAGAATTGACGACACTTGTCAGTGCCAGCGACGACAGGACGGTGCGGCTCTGGGACCTGCCCAGCAAcgaggcgacggcgacgttTGTCGGGCACAGCGACTACGTGCGGTGCGCAAACTTTATGCCCGGGACCATGTCTAGCATGGTCGTGTCGGGGAGTTACGACTCCACGGTGAAGTTGTGGGATCCCAGGACGGGAAGCGGCTCGGCTGTCATGACGTTCAAGCACGCCGCCCCCATTGAGGACGTGCTGCCCCTGCCGTCGGGGACGAGTGTTGTCGCCGCGGCGGGAAACTCAGTTTGTGTCCTGGACCTGGTTGCCGCCAGACCACTTCACATGATTAGCAACCATCAAAAGACGGTTACTTCGTTGAGCCTCGCGTCCAATGGCCGGCGGCTGGTGACGGGTGGTTTGGAGGGCCACGTCAAGGTCTTTGAGATGACGGGGTGGAATGTCGTCAACAGCGTCAAGTACCAGTCGCCCGTGCTGTCTCTGCAGGTGATCCCCTCCGGGGACGGGGGCGACGCCAGCGATCGCCACTTGGCGGTGGGCATGCAGTCTGGCGTGCTGAGCGTCAAGACGCGTCTGACTGGCGCGGAGGCGAGCCGCGAACGCGAGCGAGACAGGGAGATGTCCGCCCTCGTCGCGGGCACGATTGCCTCGCATGATGCGAAAAAGTCGAAGCGCAAGCGGAGAATCGAGGCGGCCAACAAGCTGGACATGGTGGGGgagggcgccgacgtcgtcatcgccaatGAGCCGCGGGCGAGTCGGAAAAAGGAGCGTCCCTGGCAGAAGGATCTCCGGCATGCGCGGTATGCTCGTGCGCTGGACCAGGTGCTCGACCGCAAGTCGCCGGACCACACGTCCCTCAACGTGCTGACTCTGCTGTTGGCGCTGCGGCACCGAAGTGCTGTTCGAGACGCGCTCGAGAACAGGGACGAGCAGAGGGTTGAACCTGTGCTGAAGTGGGTGTGCGGGCATATATGCGACCCCCGGTATGTCAGTGTCTGCGTCGAGGTGGGACTGCATCTGATTGATATGTATGCCGAGTATGTCGGCGGATCGGCGGAGCTGCATGAGGGCTTTAGAACGCTTCATAGACGGGTCAGGAGTGAAGTTCAGAGGGCGCAGGTTGCCTGCCAGACGGGCGGTATGCTAGAGAGCTTGATGATGGGAGCCATGTAA